From Penaeus vannamei isolate JL-2024 chromosome 12, ASM4276789v1, whole genome shotgun sequence, the proteins below share one genomic window:
- the LOC113806732 gene encoding cuticular protein 47Eg, with translation MKFAIVLLALVAVAAARPGSVFDIDFDDFHVDQDISNEVVQGTYSWTSPEGEKFFIKYIADDDGYRVVESNAVPVTNGVAADGNQGSFVSLEDLFDRS, from the exons ATGAAGTTTGCA ATTGTTCTCCTCGCCCTCGTCGCCGTGGCCGCCGCCCGCCCCGGCAGCGTCTTCGACATCGACTTCGACGACTTCCACGTTGACCAGGATATCTCCAACGAGGTGGTGCAGGGAACCTACAG CTGGACGTCCCCCGAGGGAGAGAAGTTCTTCATCAAGTACATCGCCGACGACGACGGATACCGCGTCGTCGAGTCCAACGCCGTCCCCGTCACCAACGGCGTCGCCGCCGACGGCAACCAGGGATCCTTCGTGTCCCTCGAGGATCTCTTCGACAGGAGTTAA
- the LOC138863628 gene encoding cuticular protein 47Eg-like, with the protein MKFVIVLLALVAVVAARPGSVFDIDLDDFHIDQDISNEVVQGTYSWTSPEGEKFFIKYIADDDGYRVVESNAVPVTDGVAADGNQGSFVSLEDLFDRK; encoded by the exons ATGAAGTTCGTT AttgtcctcctcgccctcgtcgccGTAGTCGCCGCCCGCCCCGGCAGCGTCTTCGACATCGACCTCGACGACTTCCACATTGACCAGGATATCTCCAACGAGGTGGTGCAGGGAACCTACAG CTGGACGTCCCCCGAGGGAGAGAAGTTCTTCATCAAGTACATCGCCGACGACGACGGATACCGCGTCGTCGAGTCCAACGCCGTCCCCGTCACCGACGGCGTCGCCGCCGACGGCAACCAGGGATCCTTCGTGTCCCTCGAGGATCTCTTCGACAGGAAGTAA
- the LOC113806722 gene encoding cuticular protein 47Eg-like encodes MKFALVLLALVAVAAARPGSVFDLDLDDFHIDQDISNEVVQGTYSWTSPEGEKFFIKYIADDDGYRVVESNAVPVTNGVAADGNQGSFVSLEDLFDRS; translated from the exons ATGAAGTTCGCT CTTGTTCTCCTCGCCCTCGTCGCCGTGGCCGCCGCCCGCCCCGGCAGCGTcttcgacctcgacctcgacgaCTTCCACATTGACCAGGATATCTCCAACGAGGTGGTGCAGGGAACCTACAG CTGGACGTCCCCCGAGGGAGAGAAGTTCTTCATCAAGTACATCGCCGACGACGACGGATACCGCGTCGTCGAGTCCAACGCCGTCCCCGTCACCAACGGCGTCGCCGCTGACGGCAACCAGGGATCCTTCGTGTCCCTCGAGGATCTCTTCGACAGGAGTTAA
- the LOC113806723 gene encoding cuticular protein 47Eg produces MKFVIVLLALVAVAAARPGSVFDIDFDDFHIDQDISNEVVQGTYSWTSPEGEKFFIKYIADDDGYRVVESNAVPVTNGVAADGNQGSFVSLEDLFDRS; encoded by the exons ATGAAGTTCGTT ATTGTTCTCCTCGCCCTCGTCGCCGTGGCCGCCGCCCGCCCCGGCAGCGTCTTCGACATCGACTTCGACGACTTCCACATTGACCAGGATATCTCCAACGAGGTGGTGCAGGGAACATACAG CTGGACGTCCCCCGAGGGAGAGAAGTTCTTCATCAAGTACATCGCCGACGACGACGGATACCGCGTCGTCGAGTCCAACGCCGTCCCCGTCACCAACGGCGTCGCCGCTGACGGCAACCAGGGATCCTTCGTGTCCCTCGAGGATCTCTTCGACAGGAGTTAA
- the LOC113806729 gene encoding larval cuticle protein 65Ab1-like, translating into MSYKSHSSLGTRQFSTQTTTKMKFVLVLLALVAVVAARPGSVFDIDFDDFHIDQDISNEVVQGTYSWTSPEGEKFFIKYIADDDGYRIVESNAVPVTDGVAADGNQGSFVSLEDLFDRS; encoded by the exons ATGTCGTATAAAAGCCACAGTTCGCTCGGGACAAGGCAGTTCAGCACTCAGACAACAACCAAGATGAAGTTCGTT CTTGTTCTCCTCGCCCTCGTCGCCGTGGTCGCCGCCCGCCCCGGCAGCGTCTTCGACATCGACTTCGACGACTTCCACATTGACCAGGATATCTCCAACGAGGTGGTGCAGGGAACCTACAG cTGGACGTCCCCCGAGGGAGAGAAGTTCTTCATCAAGTACATCGCCGACGACGACGGATACCGCATCGTCGAGTCCAACGCCGTCCCCGTCACCGACGGCGTCGCCGCCGACGGCAACCAGGGATCCTTCGTGTCCCTCGAGGATCTCTTCGACAGGAGTTAA